Part of the Paenibacillus terrae HPL-003 genome is shown below.
AGCAGATTCACGTACTATTGCATCCTGAAAGCATCATTCATTCCTATGTAGAATTTGTGGATACCAGTATTGTCGCCCAACTGGGCAACCCTGATATGAGAGTGCCTATTCAATACGCTTTAACCTATCCTGGACGGATGAAATCTCCGGCCAAGCCGCTGTCACTGGCTGAGGTGGGTAGGCTCCATTTTAAGGAAATGGACTTTAATCGTTTTCCTTGTTTAAGGCTTGCCTTTGAATGTGGTAAAATGGGTGGTACAGCAACAACTGCATTTAATGCGGCTAATGAGATTGCTGTTGCCCGTTTTCTGCGTGGAGAAATTCCTTTTCTGCATATCGAAGCCGTTATTGAGCGAGTACTGGAACGGCATGTCAATGTCGCTGACCCTGATCTGGCTGCGATTGAAGCCTGTGACCATGAGGTCCGCAGCATAGCTGCTGGGATATAAGCTGACTTTGGGTTGGGGAAGCGAATTGTGATTCTCTTGTGTGGGATCGGAGAATAATGATAATCTAGGAAGACAAATTCGATCTCATTGAAAGGGGAACGGAAACGATTGGAAACGATTCGAATAGTTTTGATGACGGTGCTCATGTTTTTCGTCATAGTGACGGTGCATGAATGGGGGCATTATTATTTTGCCAAACGCGCCGGGATTCTGGTACGGGAGTTTGCGATCGGTTTCGGTCCGAAACTGTTTTCTTATAAAAGAAACGAGACGCGATTTACACTACGTTTGCTGCCGTTCGGTGGTTTTGCCCGCATGGCAGGAGAAGATCCGGAAATCAATGAAATTGAAGCCGGACAAACAATTGCTGTACGCGTAACGGACGGTATCGTCAAAACCATTTATTTGGACCAGTTGGATAACCGCAAAAATGTGGTGCGCGGCGAAGTGCAGCACATTGATCTAGAGCAGGCGCTAACTGTAAAATTGGATGTGGATGGCGAAGATCAGCAATATACTGTACACCCGCAAGCGATGATGGTAACCAAAGGGCAATCCATCCAGATTGCGCCTAAGGATCGACAGTATGGCAGCAAAACAGTAGGGCAGCGTGCGATGGCTATTTTTGCCGGACCGCTGATGAATTTTATTCTTGCCTTTGTTCTGTTTGGTCTGCATATCCAGATGGTCGGCGTACAAGTGGACAACCCGACTTATGTTCAGATTAGTGACATTACAGCGGGTATGCCTGCTGCTGAAGCTGATTTGCATAAGGGCGATATCATTGAATCGGTGAACGGGGTTGCGATTGGTGCAAACGTTGAAAATATGATTAAACTGATTGCCGATTCCCAAGACAAGCCGATGAAATGGGTTGTTCGTCGGGATAACAAAACTTTTGATCTGACGATTACACCTCGTGCAATGGAAGGACAAAAGGGTGGTAAAGTGGGCATCGTGCCTGAACTTCCGACACGGCAAGCCGGAGTCGGGGAAACGTTTAAATTTGCCGGACAATCGATGGTACGAACGACCGATATTATTTTCCAGGGGTTTAGTCAGCTTATCCAACGTTTCTCCATTAATGATCTGGGAGGTCCGGTACGTACTTTTGAAGTGACAGGACAAATTGCCAAGCAGGGCATTGAGCAGCTTACGTATTGGACAGCTATAATGAGTCTTTATTTGGGGATATTCAATCTGTTGCCAATTCCGGCGCTGGATGGAAGCAGACTTGTTTTCCTTGGTGTAGAGGCGGTAAGAGGACGTCCGGTTGATCCGAGCAGGGAAGGTATGGTCCATTTCGTTGGTTTTGCCATGTTATTCCTACTCATGATTGCGGTCACCTACAATGATATTTTACGATTAATTAACGGTTAATTAGAGACGGACTTATATAAAAGGGTCTGTATGGGGGGACATGCGTTTCTATGTCGAACGATAAACAGTTTGTCGAGGAAATTACGCCACAGAGCGAAGATTTTTCCCGATGGTATATTGATGTTATTAAAAAAGCAGAGCTGATGGACTACTCCCCGGTTCGCGGGTGTATTGTGTTCCGTCCCGACGGTTTTGAAATTTGGGAGCATATCAAGGAAGCTATGGATGTGCGTTTCAAAGAAACAGGTCATCGCAATGCCTATTTTCCGATGTTCATTCCCGAGAGCTTTTTCCAAAAGGAAAAAGAGCATGTCGAAGGGTTTAACCCTGAGCTTCCTTGGGTGACCGAGGCTGGCGGGGAAAAGCTGGAGGAGCGCCTTGCGATCCGTCCTACTTCAGAGACAATGATCGGTCATATGTACTCCAAATGGATTCAATCCTATCGTGACCTGCCAGTCCTTATCAACCAATGGGCCAACGTGGTTCGTTGGGAAAAACGTACGCTACCGTTCTTGCGTACAAGTGAGTTTTTGTGGCAGGAAGGTCATACTGCTCATGAAAATGAGGAAGAAGCACGCGAAGAAACGATGAAAATGCTGGAAGTATACCGCGAGGTTATCGAGGAAGTACTGGCTATCCCAGTTATTACCGGACAAAAAACGCCTTCTGAAAAATTTGCAGGTGCGAAGGATACATTCTCACTGGAAGCGATGATGAAGGATGGACGTGCGGTGCAAGCGGGGACTTCTCACTATATGGGAACCAATTTTTCCGTTGCTTTTGATATTAAATACTTGAGCCGAGATAATAACCTGGAATACGCTCATACAACTTCATGGGGAACAAGTACACGTCTGATTGGTGCACTGATTATGGTCCATGGGGATGACCGGGGTTTGGCCTTGCCTCCTAAAGTTGCACCTACGCAGGTCATTATGGTTCCTATCGGACCACCTAAGAAGCGTGACGCAGTTATTGCCCGTGCAGATGAACTGTTCGCTGAACTGAAACAAGCGGGTGTACGTGTGAAAATGGACGACCGTAGCGATGTGAGTCCAGGCTGGAAGTTCAATGAATACGAAATGCGCGGTGTACCGGTGCGTCTTGAAATTGGACCTCGTGATATGGAAAACGGTGTTTGCGTGCTCGTATCCCGTATCAGCGGCGAGAAGAAGATTGTACAGCAGGATAACCTTGTTGAGGAAATCCATGCGATGCTTGCACAGGTACAGCAGGAGATGTTTGATCGTGCCAAGAGCTTTATGGATGAAAACTTCTATTCTGTAGATACGCTGGATGAAATGAAGGCGCTCATGGAAGAAAAACGCGGCTTTACATTGGCAGGCTGGTGCGGATCTGTAGAATGTGAAGACAAAGTCAAAGAAGTAACAGGCGCTACAAGCCGCAATATACCTTTCAAAACTACCGAGCAAAAGACCACATGTCTGTGCTGCGGCAAACCAGCCAAGCATACTGTAGTATTTGCACGGGCGTACTAATTAAAGAAGTAAAGCTACACTACTATACTCACTTCATTCTCTCCGCCAACGAGCATAACCGTAAGAGGTTGCTATGGTGGAGGATGGAGAGGGGCTACGAAAAGCTTTTGCGGTCGGAGATGTTTTAGACGCAGAAGCTTTTCATGTTTTCAGAATTGTAGATTTGGAATCCAGGGTACGATTAGAGTAGTTAAGTCAATGGAAAACGGGGGGAGAGCCATGGACGGAGCTGAAGAAAAGAGAAAACGGCTGGAACTGCTAATGAAGCAAGTAGTGATGCCGACGGGAGTGGTTGAACCTTATTTCTTGGACGGTTGGATTGAGCAGGTGGAAATAAGCCGTACCAATAAGGATTGGAATATTATCATCGCCAAGGAAACACTGGTTCCCGCTCAGGTATATCGGGCCTTCTGTATTCAGGTGCAGGAGAAAATGAACCACATCGCTAAAATCACCTTTCGGTTTCGGTATAGTGAGCAAGTTCAGTCTGCGGATATCATTAGTGAATACTGGAAGCTTTTTCTGGAATGGGTGCACCGTGAAATCCCATCCGTGAACGGCTGGATGAACCGGGCTGTACATGAATGGGAAGACGGCCTATTATTGCTGACGATGAGCGATAGCATGTCACTGGAGCTGGCACGCAAAAAGCAGATTGACCAAGCAATCATCAAATTCTACGATAAATATTTTGGTCTCCCGATGCGTATTAAAATCCAGGTGGGTGAAAGTAACCAAGAGGCTTTGCAGCAGTTCCAAGAGAAAAAGATGCAGGAAGAACGTGAAGTTATTCAGCAGATGATGGAAAGCATGGAATCAGATATGCCGCCTCTGGATGAAGAGGAAGGAGATGTACGGCTTCAATTTGGCTATGACATCAAGGAGCCCCCTGTTCCGATGCAAGAAATTCAGGATGAAGAGAAGAAAGTCACGTTACAGGGAACGATTTTCGGTCTCGATACTAAAGAACTGCGCAATGGAAGTACATTGTTCACCTATTATTTGACCGATTTTAGTGATTCGCTGCAAATGAAAATGTTTGCCAAAACAAAAGAAGATCTAAAAATTCTCAGCTTGCTAGCTAATGGGAAATGGGTTAAGGTCCGTGGCCGCGTCGAATATGATCGTTTTATGCAAATTCCTGAGCTGGTTATGATTCCTTCTGATCTGGTAGAGGTCCAGGCTCCTCCTTCCCGTAAAGATAATGCAGAGGAAAAACGGGTTGAGTTTCACCTTCACACGAAGATGAGCGCAATGGATGCTGTTAGCTCCATTGACCAGTATGTTAAAACGGCCGCCAAGTGGGGGCACAAGGCGATTGCGGTCACCGATCATGGTGGAGTGCAATGTTATCCCGATGCCGCTAAGTCCGCCAAGAAAAACGGAATTAAAATGATTTATGGTATCGAAGCCAATGTGGTCAACGATGCGGTTGAGGTTGTGATGCAGGCACAGCCGCTTAATTTGAAAACAGCGACTTATGTCGTTTTTGATATTGAAACCACTGGTCTGTCAGTCACACAAAATAGAATTATTGAGATTGCTGCTGTCAAGATGCATGAGGGTAAAGAGGTAGACCGGTATGCTACCTTTGTAAATCCGCATGAGCGTATTCCTTATAATATTCAGCAACTGACCAACATTAACGATGAAATGGTCAAGGATGCACCGGATATAGAGCCCGTTATAAAGGAGTTCGTTGCTTTTGCTGGCGATGCTGTGCTGGTTGCCCATAATGCGCGATTTGATGTTGGCTTTATTCAGGCTACGCTTAGGAACATGGGATTACCCGAGATGACGAACCCGGTTTTGGATACACTGGAATTGGCCCGCCTGCTGTTTCCAACGATGAAAAATCATCGTCTGAACACACTGACTACCAAATATAAGGTCGCGCTCGAGAGCCATCACCGGGCCATTGATGATACAGTTGCGCTAACGGAAGTATTGAATGGACTTTTGAATGATGCGGAACAAATTAAAGGTATGAAAATGCTCGATCGCTTGAACGACTATGTTGGGAAGGATTTATCGACCGTTCGTCCCTTCCACTGCTGCATTTATGCGCTTAATCCGATTGGCAAAAAAAATCTGTACAAACTGGTTTCAATGTCACATACCGAATATTTTAAGCGTGTTCCTTGTATTCCTAAATCGAAATTGTCAGAGATGAGAGACGGGCTGCTTATTATTTCAGGTTGCGAAAAGGGAGAGTTTTTCGAGGCAGTTCTGAACAAGTCGGAGGAGGAAGCCGAGGAAATTGCACAGTTTTATGATGTGCTGGAGATTCAACCTTTAACCATGTACATGCATCTGGTGGAAAAACAACTGGTAAGTGGCCCTGATGCTCTGAAAACGGCAGTTCGTAAAGTATGCGAAATTGGGCGGCGACTCGATAAGCCCGTTATTGCTACAGGCAATGTTCACTATTTGGAAACGCGTGATAAGCTGTACCGTGATATCACGATACATGGAATTACTGGCTTTAGCCCGTTAAAGGATATCCGAAAACCGGATGCGCATTTGCGCACGACAGACGAAATGCTGGCAGAATTCGAGTTTCTGGGCGAGGAGAAAGCCTATGAAGTCGTTGTGAAGAATACCAGCGAGTTGGCGGAGCGGTTTGAGGAGCTGGAGCTGTTCCCTGATAAGCTGTTCACACCTTTGCTGGATGGGGCAGACGAGGAAATCCGCAATACTTGCTACGAGACGGCTAAATCCATTTATGGTGAGGAATTGCCCGAGGTGGTCGTAGCCCGTCTTGAAAAAGAACTGGAGCCGATTATTAAATACGGTTTCTCTGCCAACTATCTCATTTCCGAGCGACTGGTTAAAAAGTCCAATCAGGATGGATACCTGGTAGGTTCGCGGGGTTCTGTTGGATCTTCTGTGGTTGCTACCTTCCTTGGTATTTCCGAGGTTAATCCACTGCCTGCGCATTATATTTGTGGTAATCCTGAATGCAGACATAGCGATTGGATTTTGGATGGCAGTGTGCCGAGCGGATTTGACTTGCCTGACAAAAACTGTCCGAAATGCGGTGGCAAGCTGAAGGGTGAGGGGCAGGACATTCCGTTTGAAACATTCCTAGGGTTTAAGGGAGATAAGGTTCCCGATATTGACTTGAACTTCTCCGGGGAATATCAGCCAGTCGCACATAACTATACGAAAGTACTGTTTGGTGAGAAAAGTGTATTCCGTGCTGGAACCATCGGCACAGTTGCGGAAAAAACAGCCTTCGGCTTTGCGAAGAAATATGAAGAGGCGCATCATAAAAAATGGCGTGGGGCCGAATTAAACAGGCTGGCTTCCGGCTGTACGGGCGTTAAACGCAGCACTGGACAGCATCCGGGCGGGATTGTCGTCGTTCCCGATTATATTGAGGTCGAGGACATTACGCCGGTACAATTCCCGGCTGATGATACGAGCTCGGAATGGAAAACGACGCATTTTGATTATCATGCTTTTGATGCGAACTTACTCAAGCTCGATATTCTGGGCCATGATGATCCGACCATGATGAGAATGCTTCAGGATTTGACTGGAGTCGACCCAACGACGATTCCGATGAATGATCCGAAGGTTATGAGTATGTTCAATTCCACGGAGGCGCTTGGCGTAACGCCGCAGCAGATCCGTACTCCTGTCGCCACCTATGGTGTACCTGAGATGGGAACCAAGTTTGTACGTCAGATGCTAGTGGAATCACAGCCAAGTTCTTTTGCCGATTTGCTACAAATATCGGGTCTGTCCCATGGTACGGGCGTATGGTTGGGGAACGCGCAGGATTTGATCAAAAACAATACCTGCAACATCAAGACCGTAATCGGTTGCCGGGATGATATCATGCTATTCCTGATTTATAAGGCGGGAATGGATGCAGGTCTAGCCTTTAAAATTACGGAGAGCGTGCGTAAAGGTAAGGGGCTTAGTGCGGAATGGATCGAGGAAATGAAAAAATGCAAGGTGCCGCAATGGTACATTGATTCCTGCCTCAAGATCCAGTACATGTTTCCAAAGGCGCATGCCGCAGCCTATGTTATTTCAGCAGTGCGGACCGCCTATTTCAAGCTGTATCATCCGATTGAATATTATGCGACCTATTTCTCGGTACGCGCAGCCGATTTTGATATTGAACTGTGTTGTCAGGGGTATGATGCCATCGCGCGGAAAATTGTCGAAATCGAGCAGCTCGGTTTTCAGGCTCCACCAAAGGAAAAAGGAATGCTTCCGATCCTGGAAATGGCGCTGGAAATGACGGCTCGCGGCTTCAGTTTCAAGACGATTGATTTGTACCGTTCCGAGGCTACTCGCTTCAAGGTAGATGGAGATTCACTCATTCCGCCGTTCGGAGCGCTTCAGGGGATTGGGGAAAACGCAGCACGTAACATCGCAGCCTCCCGTGAACAGGGTGAATTTTTGTCTGTTGAGGATTTCCAGCAAAAATCGAAGGCTAGTAAAACGATTGTCGAAATGCTGTCCCAGATGGGCTGTTTCCGTGGACTGCCGGAGAGTAATCAGCTGTCTCTGTTTTAATTGAAATCCTAGTAGTCAAGCTCTGGCACTTGTCACATAACTACGGTTATGTTATAATTTTTTTGGTAATCATGGAGATAAAACCGTTGCTTAAAGAGTGGGGAAACCCACTCTTTACTGTTTGATATACAGTTACAACGTGAAAAGACGATTTTTGGGCAGGAACCGGTACGCCGGTTTATTTGCAGTGAGCCCAAAATGAACATTACATCAAATGAAAATGGAAAATGCCGGTGATGGAGAAGCATTGTCCATGGCAATGGGGCGTCTCTTTTTCACCACAGGAAAGTTTACTTTTGGAGGTTATAATCTTTGAGCACACCAAAGATCAAGTCAGTAGTAGAAGAAATGGCCCAACCTTACCTCGATGAGCATGGTTTTGAACTGGTCGATGTCGAGTATGTCAAAGAGGGCAGCAATTGGTTTCTTCGCGTTTTTGTAGACAAAGACGGGGGAATTGATCTGGATGACTGTAGTATGATCAGCGAATACCTGGGTCAAAAGCTGGACGAAAACGACCCTGTTTCTACAGCATATTTTCTGGAGGTGTCTTCACCAGGCGCTGAAAGGCCGCTGAAAAAAGCGGAAGACGTAACTAAAGCGGTAGGCAAAAATGTATTCGTTACTACATACGAGCCGATCAACGGCCTGAAGGAATTTGAAGGTCGTTTGCTTTCTTTTGAAGATGGGGAACTTACCGTTCAGAGCGGACAAAAGAAGCATGCCATACCTTATGACAAGGTGGCTGGAGCTAGGCTCGCGATCATATTTTAATTCGGATTTGACCGTTGCTGTTTGACATGTACTTCATGTTTTTTTACCTCGTGTGCCGACCAGGACGCAGGTGCCATCATTTGAAAGGGGGAGCAGTAATCCATGAGTATGGATTTTATTGAAGCAATGAACGAGTTGGAACGAGAGAAGGGGATCAGCAAAGATGTGCTGTTTGAGGCCATTGAAGCAGCCTTGATTTCCAGCTACAAACGGAATTTCAACACCGCACAAAACGTGCGTGTCGATATGAACCGCAACTCGGGTGTCATTAAGGTATATGCCCGTAAGCTGATCGTTGAGGAGGTATTGGACCCTCGCACCGAGATTTCGTTGCCGGCGGCCCGTGAGATTAACCCACATTTTCAGCTGGAGGATATTGCTGAGATTGAAGTTACTCCTCGTGATTTTGGACGGATTGCTGCACAAACAGCGAAGCAGGTCGTAACCCAACGTATCCGTGAAGCGGAGCGGGGATTGATCTACAACAAGTTTGTGGACAAGGAAGAGGATATTGTAACAGGGACTGTACAACGTCAGGACCCGCGTAATATTTATATTGACCTAGGTAAGGTGGAGGCGGTTCTCCCGTTGGGCGAGTTGATGCCTAATGAGAAATTCAGTCATCTGGACCGGATTAAGGCTTATATTACCAAGGTAGAGAATACGACCAAAGGGCCGCAAATCATGTTGTCCCGCTCACATCCAGGTCTGCTTAAGCGTTTGTTCGAACTCGAGGTGCCGGAAATTTTTGACGGTGTTGTTGAGATTCGTTCTGTGGCGCGTGAAGCAGGCTTCCGTTCTAAAATCGCAGTTCATTCCCGCAATGCCGAGGTAGATCCGGTCGGTTCTTGCGTAGGACCGAGAGGAACGCGGGTGCAGACGATTGTGAATGAGTTGCGTGGTGAAAAAATCGACATTGTGCGTTATTCCGATAATGTTGACGAGTATGTAGCTAATGCGCTGAGCCCGTCCAAGGTGCTTGAGGTGCAGGTGTTTGAAGAAGAAAAAATGGCGCGTGTCATCGTGCCAGATTATCAGCTTTCTCTGGCCATTGGGATCAAAGGGCAAAATGCCCGCCTTGCTGCCAAGCTTACTGGCTGGAAAATTGATATCAAGAGCGAAACGCAGGCGGAGGAAGAACTCGGCAGACCGAGAACATCCACCGATGAAATGCATCAGGATTCCGTTTCTGTAGATTAAACGGAGTGTAGGGGGGTTAATGCATGAAACAGAGAAAGGTACCTTTGCGCAAGTGTGTGGCCTGTCATGAAATGATGCCTAAGAAGCAGTTGATCCGTGTCGTCAAAACCCCTGAAGACGAAGTGCTGATTGACTTGACTGGCAAAAAGTCGGGACGCGGCGCTTACTTGTGCGGCAAAGCCGCCTGCTTCAAGCTTGCTCAAAAAAGCAAGGCACTGGACCGGGCATTGAAGCACTCGGTTCATCCTGATATTTATGAGCAGCTAAGTCGTGATTTTGCTGCCGTCGAGGAAGAATTCCTGGCGGCACAAGGCAGCGTGCAGGATGAATAAGGCGCTGTCTGGATTGGGCCTTGCCATGAGAGCTGGCAAGCTGCTAACAGGTGATGAGATCGTTTTTAAAGCGATCAGGTCTTCAGAAGCCAGGCTGGTCATTCTTGCGAAAGATGCTTCAATGAATACTCAAAAGAAATTCCGCGACAAATGCGGGACGTACAAAATCCCCTTATTGATAGGATTTGACCGGGAAAGCTTGGGAAGCAGCATCGGCAAGCCTGAACGGGTTGTGCTGGCTGTGACGGATCAAGGATTCGCGAAATTGATCAAGAAACATGTGGGGATAATGTCGGAGGTGGAGTATATTGAGTAAACAAGAAAGCAAAGACAAAGTGCGGGTATACGAATACGCCAAATCGTTGAACATGAGCAGCAAAGAAATTATCACCATTCTTAAACGGCTGGATATTCCCGTGAACAACCATATGAGCGTCATGGAACACGATGCCGTGGGTAAAGTGGAAAAATTTTTTAAGGATATTAAATCCAATGCTGCGGCCAAGCAAGGCGGAGCAGGCACGGCGCAAGTAAGCTCGAACCAGGCCGGTTCAAGCCAGAATAGTAATCATTCAACTGAGCAAACCAAAAATCAACAGGAAAAGCAGGTAAGTATGAATAGGACAAACAACAACCAAAACAGTAACCGAAGCAGCGCTCCAAAAGCGCAGGGTAGTCAGCAGGGCGGTCAAAACCGCAGTCAACAGAGTACAAGCAGACCAAGTGGACAGCAAGGCAGCCAGAACCGTAGTGGCGGCCAGCAACAGGGAGGACAACAGCGCCCGAGCACTAACACGAGTTCACGTCCTCAAGGTAGCCAAAGCACTAACTCTCGTCCGCAAGGGAGCAATCAAGGTGGTACGGCAGTAAGAACGGCTTCATCCACGGGAAGTAGCAATGCGAATCGTAGCGGTGGTGGCAACCGTACAGGCAGCAACTCCAATAACGGCGGTAATCGTTCCGGTCAAGGCCGTTTTGACGATAACCGTCAAGGAGGAGGACGCGGCGGTAACGGTGGTCGTGGTGGCAATAACCGCGGTGGTAGCAATCGTGGTGGAAAATTCAACAACCGTGGCAGAGGTCAACAACAGGAGCGCCGCGAGAAAATCGACAACACGCCTAAGAAAATCATTGTGCGTGGTGAGATGACAGTAGGCGAAACAGCGAAGCTTCTCCACAAGGATGCATCGGAAGTTATTAAAAAGCTGATCACGCTTGGAACGATGGCGACCATTAACCAGGAACTGGATATGGATACTATCCTTCTGCTTGCCGGAGATTTCGGTGTGGAAGTAGAAGTGAAAATTCCGGTCGAAGAGGATCGCTTTGAAACAGTGGAAGAAAACGATGATCCAGACCTTCTGAAAACACGTCCACCCGTTGTTACGATTATGGGTCACGTCGATCATGGTAAAACAACTTTGCTGGATGCTATTCGCTCCACTAATGTAACGGGCGGCGAAGCTGGTGGTATTACACAGCATATCGGTGCGTACCAAGTTGAAATCAACAGCAAAAAAATCACTTTCCTGGATACACCGGGTCACGAAGCGTTTACGGCTATGCGTGCTCGTGGTGCTCAAGTTACGGATATGACGATTATTGTTGTTGCAGCTGACGACGGTGTTATGCCACAGACAGTTGAAGCCATCAACCATGCGAAGGCAGCTGGTCTGCCGATCATCGTGGCTGTGAATAAGATCGACAAACCGGATGCGAATCCGGATAAAGTAAAGCAAGAATTGACTGAGTATGAATTGGTTCCTGAAGAGTGGGGCGGCGATACGATCTTCGTCAACGTTTCCGCGAAACAGAGAATGGGTCTTGAAGATCTGCTCGAAATGATTCTGCTCGTAGCTGAAGTGAATGAGTACAAAGCGAACCCGGACAAACGGGCACGTGGTACGATCATCGAGGCTGAGCTGGATAAAGGCCGCGGTTCCGTAGCCCGTATCCTCGTTCAGAATGGTACACTGAAAGTCGGCGATGCTTTCGTAGCAGGTAACTGTTTCGGACGTGTACGTGCCATGGTCAATGACAAAGGCCGTCGTCTCAAGGAAGCGGGTCCTTCCACACCAGTTGAAATCACTGGTTTGACAGAAGTGCCACTTGCTGGTGATCCGTTCATGGTGTTCGAGGATGAGCGCAAAGCTCGTGCTATCGCTGACAGACGTTCGATTACGCAACGTCAGTCCGATCTGGGCAGCAACACCCGCGTAACGCTGGATGACCTGTTCCAGCACATCAAGGATGGCGAGATGAAAGATCTGAACGTCATTATCAAAGGCGATGTGCAAGGTTCTGTCGAAGCGCTGAAAGGTTCCTTGAACAAGATTGAAGTTGAAGGTGTACGCGTTAAAATTCTTCACAGCGGTGCAGGTGCAATTACCGAATCCGATATTATTTTGGCTGCGGCTTCCAATGCCATTGTGATTGGTTTTAACGTACGTCCTGATAATCAGGCGAAATCTACAGCTGAAGCAGAAAAAGTGGACATTCGTCTGCACCGCGTCATTTACAATGTCATTGAAGAAATCGAGCAAGCCATGAAAGGCATGCTGGATCCTGAATATAAAGAAAATGTGATTGGGCATGCTGAAGTTCGCAACGTGTTTAAGGTAACTAAGGTCGGTACGATTGCCGGTTGTATGGTGACGTCCGGTAAAATTACCCGTTCAGCAGAAGCGCGCCTGATTCGTGATGGCATTGTTATTTTTGAGGGAAAAATCGACTCACTGAAACGCTTTAAGGACGACGCAAAAGAAGTTGCCCAAGGTTACGAATGCGGTATTACCCTTGATGGCTATAATGATGTTAAGGAACTCGACATTATTGAAGCGTTCGTCATGGAAACAGTGGAGCGCTAACGGCAGAGAGGTGAGCATCCATGGCTAAAATACGTACAGGTCGGGTTGGCGAGCAGATTAAAAAAGAGCTAAGCCAACTCATACAGACCGAATTAAAAGATCCCCGTATCGGTTTTATTACGGTAACGGGTGTTGATCTGACAAACGATTTGTCCCAAGCGAAAATATACTTGAGCGTGCTTGGGGATGAGGAGCAAAAAACTTCTTCCCTGAAAGCATTGGACAAAGCGAACGGTTATCTTCGTTCCGAACTTGGCAAACGGATACGGCTGCGCCATATTCCTGAGCTGATTTTCAAAATTGACGAATCTATCGCTTACGGCAGCCGGATTGAAAAGCTGCTGAGTGATATCGACAAGGATGAAAAATAGCAAGAGCTAGTTTATCCGAAGGAACCATGAACTGAATGTAAAGGAGACGGCAATGCATACCTATGAACAGGCGCTTCAACAAGCGAAGGAATTTATTCTGGAGCATGATGATTACCTGATCGTATCGCATGTACAGCCGGACGGAGACGCAGTCAGCTCCACCGTAACGGTGGGCTGGCTTCTCTCATGTCTGGGGAAGAAATTTACCATGCTGAATGAGGGGGCTATCCCGAAGCGCATGGATTTTTTATGGCA
Proteins encoded:
- the rseP gene encoding RIP metalloprotease RseP, whose product is METIRIVLMTVLMFFVIVTVHEWGHYYFAKRAGILVREFAIGFGPKLFSYKRNETRFTLRLLPFGGFARMAGEDPEINEIEAGQTIAVRVTDGIVKTIYLDQLDNRKNVVRGEVQHIDLEQALTVKLDVDGEDQQYTVHPQAMMVTKGQSIQIAPKDRQYGSKTVGQRAMAIFAGPLMNFILAFVLFGLHIQMVGVQVDNPTYVQISDITAGMPAAEADLHKGDIIESVNGVAIGANVENMIKLIADSQDKPMKWVVRRDNKTFDLTITPRAMEGQKGGKVGIVPELPTRQAGVGETFKFAGQSMVRTTDIIFQGFSQLIQRFSINDLGGPVRTFEVTGQIAKQGIEQLTYWTAIMSLYLGIFNLLPIPALDGSRLVFLGVEAVRGRPVDPSREGMVHFVGFAMLFLLMIAVTYNDILRLING
- the proS gene encoding proline--tRNA ligase — protein: MSNDKQFVEEITPQSEDFSRWYIDVIKKAELMDYSPVRGCIVFRPDGFEIWEHIKEAMDVRFKETGHRNAYFPMFIPESFFQKEKEHVEGFNPELPWVTEAGGEKLEERLAIRPTSETMIGHMYSKWIQSYRDLPVLINQWANVVRWEKRTLPFLRTSEFLWQEGHTAHENEEEAREETMKMLEVYREVIEEVLAIPVITGQKTPSEKFAGAKDTFSLEAMMKDGRAVQAGTSHYMGTNFSVAFDIKYLSRDNNLEYAHTTSWGTSTRLIGALIMVHGDDRGLALPPKVAPTQVIMVPIGPPKKRDAVIARADELFAELKQAGVRVKMDDRSDVSPGWKFNEYEMRGVPVRLEIGPRDMENGVCVLVSRISGEKKIVQQDNLVEEIHAMLAQVQQEMFDRAKSFMDENFYSVDTLDEMKALMEEKRGFTLAGWCGSVECEDKVKEVTGATSRNIPFKTTEQKTTCLCCGKPAKHTVVFARAY
- a CDS encoding PolC-type DNA polymerase III, with protein sequence MDGAEEKRKRLELLMKQVVMPTGVVEPYFLDGWIEQVEISRTNKDWNIIIAKETLVPAQVYRAFCIQVQEKMNHIAKITFRFRYSEQVQSADIISEYWKLFLEWVHREIPSVNGWMNRAVHEWEDGLLLLTMSDSMSLELARKKQIDQAIIKFYDKYFGLPMRIKIQVGESNQEALQQFQEKKMQEEREVIQQMMESMESDMPPLDEEEGDVRLQFGYDIKEPPVPMQEIQDEEKKVTLQGTIFGLDTKELRNGSTLFTYYLTDFSDSLQMKMFAKTKEDLKILSLLANGKWVKVRGRVEYDRFMQIPELVMIPSDLVEVQAPPSRKDNAEEKRVEFHLHTKMSAMDAVSSIDQYVKTAAKWGHKAIAVTDHGGVQCYPDAAKSAKKNGIKMIYGIEANVVNDAVEVVMQAQPLNLKTATYVVFDIETTGLSVTQNRIIEIAAVKMHEGKEVDRYATFVNPHERIPYNIQQLTNINDEMVKDAPDIEPVIKEFVAFAGDAVLVAHNARFDVGFIQATLRNMGLPEMTNPVLDTLELARLLFPTMKNHRLNTLTTKYKVALESHHRAIDDTVALTEVLNGLLNDAEQIKGMKMLDRLNDYVGKDLSTVRPFHCCIYALNPIGKKNLYKLVSMSHTEYFKRVPCIPKSKLSEMRDGLLIISGCEKGEFFEAVLNKSEEEAEEIAQFYDVLEIQPLTMYMHLVEKQLVSGPDALKTAVRKVCEIGRRLDKPVIATGNVHYLETRDKLYRDITIHGITGFSPLKDIRKPDAHLRTTDEMLAEFEFLGEEKAYEVVVKNTSELAERFEELELFPDKLFTPLLDGADEEIRNTCYETAKSIYGEELPEVVVARLEKELEPIIKYGFSANYLISERLVKKSNQDGYLVGSRGSVGSSVVATFLGISEVNPLPAHYICGNPECRHSDWILDGSVPSGFDLPDKNCPKCGGKLKGEGQDIPFETFLGFKGDKVPDIDLNFSGEYQPVAHNYTKVLFGEKSVFRAGTIGTVAEKTAFGFAKKYEEAHHKKWRGAELNRLASGCTGVKRSTGQHPGGIVVVPDYIEVEDITPVQFPADDTSSEWKTTHFDYHAFDANLLKLDILGHDDPTMMRMLQDLTGVDPTTIPMNDPKVMSMFNSTEALGVTPQQIRTPVATYGVPEMGTKFVRQMLVESQPSSFADLLQISGLSHGTGVWLGNAQDLIKNNTCNIKTVIGCRDDIMLFLIYKAGMDAGLAFKITESVRKGKGLSAEWIEEMKKCKVPQWYIDSCLKIQYMFPKAHAAAYVISAVRTAYFKLYHPIEYYATYFSVRAADFDIELCCQGYDAIARKIVEIEQLGFQAPPKEKGMLPILEMALEMTARGFSFKTIDLYRSEATRFKVDGDSLIPPFGALQGIGENAARNIAASREQGEFLSVEDFQQKSKASKTIVEMLSQMGCFRGLPESNQLSLF